One Methylobacterium sp. 77 DNA window includes the following coding sequences:
- a CDS encoding TRAP transporter large permease — protein MSVAAIGFLYAGATLSAMLAGIPIAFALGFVALAFMYFFMPAASLDTVAQNVYEEMASITLLSIPLFILKGAAIGRSKAGQDLYSAMHAWMHKIPGGLGIANVFACALFAAMAGSSPATCSAIGSAGIPEMRKRGYSPGFAAGIIAAGGTLGILLPPSITMILYAVAAEQSLGRLFLAGIGPGLLLVGLFAAWSIYRFRSEYAAAKQAYERHGTASAILNEDTYSMRQRFSTLPRVLPFVILLTGVMVALYGGYSTPSETAGLGGLLALGLIAIIYGVWRPKDVNPILAATLRESTMLMLIIGMSLLYAYVMSYLHISQSAAAAIVAMQLSKWVLLVTILGLVILLGFFLPPVSIILMTAPIILPPLKAAGFDLVWFGVVMTITMEMGLIHPPVGLNIFVIKNIAPDIPLKDIIWGTLPFVILMAVAILILCLVPGIAMWLPNWLLPSTR, from the coding sequence ATGAGCGTCGCGGCCATCGGCTTCCTCTATGCGGGCGCGACGCTCAGCGCGATGCTCGCCGGCATCCCCATCGCCTTCGCCCTGGGCTTCGTCGCCCTGGCCTTCATGTACTTCTTCATGCCCGCCGCCTCCCTCGATACGGTGGCGCAGAACGTCTACGAGGAGATGGCCTCGATCACCCTGCTGTCGATCCCGCTCTTCATCCTGAAGGGGGCGGCCATCGGCCGGTCCAAGGCGGGGCAGGATCTCTATTCGGCGATGCATGCCTGGATGCACAAGATCCCGGGCGGCCTCGGCATCGCCAACGTCTTCGCCTGCGCGCTGTTCGCCGCCATGGCGGGGTCGAGCCCGGCGACCTGCTCGGCCATCGGCTCGGCCGGCATCCCGGAGATGCGCAAGCGCGGCTACTCGCCGGGATTTGCCGCCGGCATCATCGCGGCGGGCGGCACGCTCGGCATCCTGCTGCCGCCCTCGATCACCATGATCCTCTATGCGGTGGCCGCCGAGCAGTCGCTCGGGCGCCTGTTCCTCGCCGGAATCGGGCCGGGGCTGCTGCTGGTGGGGCTGTTCGCGGCGTGGTCGATCTACCGCTTCCGCTCGGAATACGCCGCCGCCAAGCAGGCCTACGAACGTCACGGCACCGCCTCGGCCATCCTCAACGAGGATACCTACAGCATGCGCCAGCGCTTCTCGACGCTGCCGCGGGTGCTGCCCTTCGTGATCCTGCTCACCGGCGTGATGGTGGCGCTCTATGGCGGCTATTCCACCCCGTCCGAGACCGCCGGCCTCGGCGGACTGCTGGCGCTCGGCCTCATCGCGATCATCTACGGGGTCTGGCGCCCGAAGGACGTGAACCCGATCCTCGCGGCGACCCTGCGGGAATCCACCATGCTGATGCTGATCATCGGCATGTCGCTCCTCTACGCCTACGTGATGAGCTACCTCCACATCTCGCAATCGGCGGCCGCCGCGATCGTGGCGATGCAGCTGTCGAAGTGGGTGCTGCTGGTGACGATCCTCGGCCTCGTGATCCTGCTCGGCTTCTTCCTGCCGCCGGTCTCGATCATCCTGATGACGGCGCCGATCATCCTGCCGCCGCTGAAGGCCGCCGGGTTCGACCTCGTCTGGTTCGGCGTGGTGATGACCATCACCATGGAGATGGGGCTGATCCACCCGCCCGTGGGCCTCAACATCTTCGTCATCAAGAACATCGCCCCCGACATCCCGCTGAAGGACATCATCTGGGGCACGCTGCCCTTCGTGATCCTGATGGCCGTGGCGATCCTGATCCTCTGCCTCGTCCCCGGCATCGCCATGTGGCTGCCGAACTGGCTGCTGCCGTCGACGCGGTGA
- a CDS encoding TRAP transporter small permease translates to MSHAFDAASAASETGTATPEPRIPGILGHLDRGMKAINRVIMVLGGIALVCACLVLSYSVLVRYALHEPTDWQDEMAVFLIVGATFFSAAAVQAKRGHVAIEALSGLLSPRVNRVRLLMADIISIVFVTFFAWKSWSLLHEAWVDGQVSQSSWGPPLWIPYALMAVGMSFLGLQFLLQIVEALTYGPRAAGWANPKVGLGADLNTPNPNQTILKTGTHP, encoded by the coding sequence CCACGCCTTCGACGCGGCCTCGGCCGCTTCAGAGACCGGGACGGCCACGCCCGAACCCCGGATCCCCGGGATTCTCGGGCATCTCGACCGGGGCATGAAGGCCATCAACCGGGTGATCATGGTGCTCGGCGGCATCGCCCTGGTCTGCGCCTGCCTCGTGCTGAGCTACAGCGTGCTCGTGCGCTACGCCCTGCATGAGCCCACCGACTGGCAGGACGAGATGGCGGTGTTCCTCATCGTGGGGGCCACCTTCTTCTCCGCCGCCGCCGTGCAGGCCAAGCGCGGCCACGTGGCGATCGAGGCCCTGAGCGGCCTGCTCTCGCCCCGCGTGAACCGCGTCCGCCTGCTGATGGCCGACATCATCAGCATCGTGTTCGTCACCTTCTTCGCCTGGAAGAGCTGGAGCCTGCTGCATGAGGCCTGGGTCGACGGCCAGGTCTCGCAATCGTCCTGGGGGCCGCCCCTGTGGATTCCCTATGCGCTCATGGCGGTCGGCATGAGCTTCCTCGGCCTGCAATTCCTGTTGCAGATCGTCGAGGCGCTGACCTACGGCCCGCGCGCGGCCGGCTGGGCCAACCCGAAGGTCGGCCTCGGCGCCGACCTCAACACGCCCAACCCGAACCAGACCATTCTCAAGACGGGCACACACCCATGA